One window from the genome of Bradyrhizobium xenonodulans encodes:
- a CDS encoding nuclear transport factor 2 family protein, with amino-acid sequence MNQDRSSVEAVVQSYFDGLYDGDAEKLGAVFHPSADLRWVEKGELKVLTVPDWLAWVRKRPSAKAEGKPREDFIVTIDRSDDNTAFIKVKCQLPPRYFTDYLVAMKLADGWQIVSKSYRYDLRE; translated from the coding sequence ATGAACCAGGACCGTTCAAGCGTCGAAGCCGTCGTGCAATCCTATTTTGACGGACTTTACGACGGCGATGCCGAAAAGCTCGGCGCGGTGTTTCACCCCTCCGCCGATTTGCGCTGGGTGGAAAAGGGCGAGCTCAAGGTCCTGACCGTGCCGGACTGGCTCGCCTGGGTACGCAAGCGCCCCTCTGCCAAGGCGGAAGGCAAGCCGCGCGAGGATTTCATCGTCACCATCGATCGTTCGGACGACAACACCGCCTTCATCAAGGTCAAATGCCAGCTGCCGCCACGCTATTTCACCGACTATCTGGTAGCGATGAAGCTCGCCGACGGCTGGCAGATCGTGTCGAAATCGTACCGGTATGATCTGAGGGAGTGA
- the bla gene encoding class A beta-lactamase has product MLLDRRSLLASLCWMAASPALAAEAPPELEAYERESGGRIGVHAENLATGKKLAWRADERFVMCSTFKASLAACVLARVDRGEEQLAATIAYGKDDLLEYAPVAKQNLAAGKMSVAEMCKAIVELSDNTCANMLLARIGGPAALTSFWRSIGDTNSRLDHNEPELNRSPPGDPHDTTTPAAMAGNLKRLVTGEALSPASRAQLTEWMVGCRTGANRLRGGLPADWKIGDKTGNNGKDASGDVAVAWPKPDTPILIAAYTQGGTPNAAQIEAVFARIGRMVAERLA; this is encoded by the coding sequence ATGCTTCTCGACCGCCGCTCCCTGCTCGCCTCGCTCTGCTGGATGGCCGCTTCCCCCGCGCTCGCTGCGGAGGCGCCGCCGGAGCTCGAAGCTTATGAGCGCGAGAGCGGCGGGCGGATCGGGGTCCACGCAGAAAATCTCGCGACCGGAAAAAAACTCGCCTGGCGCGCCGACGAGCGGTTCGTCATGTGCTCGACCTTCAAGGCTTCGCTGGCGGCTTGCGTGCTGGCGCGGGTCGATCGCGGCGAGGAGCAGCTTGCGGCCACGATCGCTTACGGCAAGGACGACCTGCTGGAGTACGCACCGGTTGCGAAACAAAATCTCGCGGCCGGCAAGATGTCGGTCGCCGAAATGTGCAAGGCGATCGTCGAGCTCAGCGACAACACCTGCGCCAATATGCTGCTGGCGCGGATCGGCGGACCGGCCGCGCTCACCTCATTCTGGCGGTCGATCGGCGATACCAACTCGCGGCTCGACCACAACGAGCCCGAGCTCAACCGCTCGCCGCCGGGCGATCCTCATGACACGACGACACCCGCGGCGATGGCCGGCAATCTGAAGCGTCTGGTGACGGGCGAAGCGCTGTCGCCGGCCTCGCGCGCCCAGCTCACCGAATGGATGGTGGGCTGCAGGACCGGCGCGAACCGGCTGCGCGGCGGCCTGCCGGCAGACTGGAAGATCGGCGACAAGACCGGCAACAACGGCAAGGATGCATCGGGCGACGTCGCGGTCGCCTGGCCCAAACCCGATACGCCGATCCTGATCGCAGCCTATACCCAGGGTGGCACGCCCAACGCCGCTCAGATCGAGGCGGTGTTCGCTCGCATCGGACGGATGGTGGCTGAACGGCTGGCCTGA